The Benincasa hispida cultivar B227 chromosome 11, ASM972705v1, whole genome shotgun sequence genome has a segment encoding these proteins:
- the LOC120090324 gene encoding shaggy-related protein kinase epsilon, with product MASSGMGPVGKPGSGVALFADKLPEGINEMKIRDEKVEKDMEATVVDGNGTETGHIIVTTIGGRNGQSKQTISYMAERTVGQGSFGIVFQAKCLETGETVAIKKVLQDKRYKNRELQTMRLLDHPNVVSLKHCFFSTTEKDELYLNLVLEYVPETVYRVIKHYTKANQRMPLIYVKLYAYQICRALAYIHGGIGVCHRDIKPQNLLVNPHTHQVKLCDFGSAKVLVKGEPNISYICSRYYRAPELIFGATEYTTAIDIWSAGCVLAELLLGQPLFPGESGVDQLVEIIKVLGTPTREEIKCMNPNYTEFKFPQIKAHPWHKIFHKRMPPEAVDLVSRLLQYSPNLRCTALEACIHPFFDELRDPNTRLPNGRPLPPLFNFKPQELKGATLELLSKLIPEHARKQCSFLDF from the exons ATGGCATCTTCTGGTATGGGTCCAGTTGGAAAACCCGGTAGTGGCGTTGCATTATTTGCTGATAAACTTCCGGAGGGGATTAATGAAATGAAGATCAGAGATGAGAAGGTTGAAAAG GATATGGAAGCCACAGTGGTTGATGGAAATGGTACAGAAACTGGACATATAATTGTAACTACCATCGGTGGTCGAAATGGTCAATCCAAACAG ACAATAAGTTACATGGCAGAGCGCACGGTTGGGCAGGGATCCTTCGGTATTGTATTTCAG GCTAAGTGCCTTGAGACTGGAGAAACTGTTGCTATCAAGAAGGTCCTTCAGGATAAGAGATATAAGAATCGTGAGTTGCAAACAATGCGCCTTCTCGATCATCCTAATGTTGTTTCTCTGAAACACTGCTTTTTTTCCACAACGGAAAAGGATGAGCTTTATCTTAATCTGGTGCTTGAGTATGTACCTGAGACAGTTTATCGGGTAATAAAGCACTACACAAAGGCAAATCAGCGGATGCCTCTCATATATGTCAAGCTTTATGCCTATCAG ATATGTAGAGCTCTAGCCTACATTCACGGAGGAATAGGAGTATGCCATAGGGATATTAAGCCGCAGAATCTACTG GTTAATCCCCATACTCATCAAGTCAAGCTATGCGATTTTGGAAGTGCAAAAGTTCTG GTGAAAGGCGAgccaaatatatcatatatttgttcTCGTTATTATCGAGCACCTGAACTAATATTTGGGGCTACTGAATACACTACCGCAATTGATATATGGTCTGCGGGCTGCGTTCTTGCTGAGTTACTTCTTGGACAG CCTCTCTTTCCTGGTGAGAGTGGCGTGGATCAGCTTGTTGAGATAATCAAG GTACTTGGGACTCCTACCCGTGAAGAAATCAAGTGTATGAACCCCAATTATACTGAGTTTAAATTCCCACAAATCAAGGCACATCCCTGGCACAAG ATATTTCACAAGCGAATGCCACCAGAAGCAGTGGATCTTGTCTCAAGACTCCTCCAGTACTCTCCAAATCTTAGGTGCACTGCT TTAGAGGCATGTATCCATCCTTTCTTTGATGAACTCCGCGATCCCAATACTCGTCTTCCAAACGGGCGCCCCCTGCCTCCTCTCTTCAACTTCAAACCccaag AGCTAAAAGGTGCAACTTTAGAGCTCCTCTCCAAACTCATCCCAGAACATGCTCGGAAGCAGTGCTCTTTCCTTGATTTTTAG